The nucleotide sequence GCGTTGGATACAAATCGATATTTTGCACGATTTTGTCAACTACTGTGCCGCCAATTGTCTTTGGTGTTTTGATAAGCAATGGACTGCGTAGTGAAATATGGAATGGCGTGTTCTTGCGCCATAAACCATGATCAGTTAAATGATAACCATGATCGCCCCAAACAATGATAATGGTATTGTCGTACAGACCTTCGTCTTTTAACGCTTTTATAACCTTACCCATTTGCGCATCTGCATAGCTAGTACTAGCCATATAACCGCGTATAAGTTTTTGCGCAGTATTATCATCCACGCCTTCATTCCACCCATGGTCACGGGTTTTGCTTTTATACTTTGCATTATCAAATGCGGCTTTTGCGCCCTGAGGAAAATACGCTAATTTACCGGCATCTTTAGGGTACATATCAAAATATTTCTTCGGCGCAACCCAAGGCATATGAGGTCTGGCAAAACCAGATGCGATCATAAAGGGTTTACTTTTATCACGTTTATTTTTAATAAAATCGACGACATCTACAGCAACCTTACCATCATTTAATATTTCATCAGGACCATCAACTGCAGCATACATCAATGAACCTGGTCCAGCGCCTTTGTCTTTGTATATTTGGATCTGATCTTCACGGCCGCCCATATCGACAATTTTTTCTAAGATTTTAGGACCGCCATCTTGAATCTTGCCCCAAAACTTACCGCCTAAATCCCATGATTTTTTCTCATTGCCCGGCACTTTTCCGTGATATAACTTACCTCTAGTGGCAGTCCAATAACCGTTATCCCTTAGAACACCCGGCCAAGTATCTTGTTTGCTAATAAGCTTAGGGTGCTTATTGTCTTTCCAGTTTTCCGCCTGAAGATCAAAGCGAACGCCCGTTAACATAGACGCTCTCGATGGATTACATAATGGGTAACTTACATAAGAGCGCTCAAACCTTACTGCATCTTGCGCAAATGCATCAATATTTGGGGTTATAGGCTCTGGTTCACCGTAAGCACCAATCAGCGGTCTTAAATCATCAAAAGCGATAAATAATATATTCGGCTTTTGCTCTGCTTGTATCGATGTTTTAGCGACCGATTTGGTTTGGCTAGCGTCATTGGCGAGCAAACCGAAACTTGTCGCCCATATACTCACAGCGCATATGACTTTCACACTCAAATTTTTCATATAACTACTCTTATAATTATTGTTTACGATGTTCATATAGTGAATAACCAATTTTTCTGACAGCCTTAATTGTTTCTACATAAGGTGTATCGGTGATATCAACTAAACCTATCTGATAGTTTTCACCATCTCCTCGGCCTGTGATTGCTTGTGCACGATATTGAAACCAATGGGTACCGACAAATAAAGGGTTGGATAACGCACTGCGCACATATTCGTAATAATGCTGAGCACGTTCTTGTTGATTTGAAACTTCTTGTAAACCAGTATGAAAAACACCTCGATCTAGCGCGCCAAAATGAAACTCTGTTGCCATTAATGGTTTAGTTAGACCTTTTGCCTTGCTAGTAAAGTCACGTAAATTCCTGCGATAAAGATTATAAGAAATCACATCTGCATACTTTTCTGCCGCTCGCAATACCACGGCGTTAGTGTCACCATGTACTCGGCTACCAAGGTATAAATGATTTGGAAACACAGATTTAACTGATTCTCGGCAAATTCGATAGTACTGTTCAACCATCTGCTGATAGAACCACTCACCGTCTTCACCTACTGTATCTTTGTTAAGCTCTTTGCGATTAGCGAGTAATTCTTCAAACGACTGGAATGACGTTTTCCATGCGATATTTAGTTGCTCGATAGTCTTATATTTATCCTGCAAGTGGCTAACAAAAAACTGTTTAGCAGGCTGATCTTTTGGGCTACTGGTAATAATTTTTGCATAGCTCCACGATTGGAAAAAGTGCAATTCATTGTCGACAAAAAATCCAATATTGAATGGTGAATCAGCTTTGCCATTTTTCTTTTTATCAACTAACGAACGACGAATATTGTTAGCAAAATCCTTATCCCATGGATCTGGAAACTTCTCCTCGAGCATTCTAGTTTTATAATTTACTGCGACGGTGAAAGGGGTCTTCTCCTCGCTATAATCTTCTGCCGTTGACCAATTGCCATAAGTATTCATCCCCCAACTTTTTAGTCGTTGATGATTGCGATCAATTGATATTTGCTTCCAATTGCTACCATACTTTCGATATAAATTTGCCATGGTATAGTCGAAACGCAGAGGACCATGGCTTGAATAGAATTTTTTATAGTAACCATTAATATTAGGTAAGTCTTTAAAGTAATGCTCGCGACCTTGAACTCGCGTATTTGCACCTTTAAACCCTACTCCAGTTACGCCGTGAGACCAAAACAAATAGCCTTCAGGATCAACAAACCACCATTTACCATCGACTTGCTTAGTATAAAAATTGCCTGTTGCTGTTTGCTTTGGACCTTTGAGCCAGCCACCATATTTTGAACGGTCATCAGGGCCAGGATTCGCGCTTAAATCGGCTTGCTCTTGCTGTTCGCGCACTTGCCACTGCTTACTGTCTTTTAACTTTGACGGATAATCACCGTGAAGGTATTGACCAAACTTATCAACAAAAGGAAATTGATGCGATGATTGATAATCATGTAATTGATCAAGAGTAAAAGGTATTATTGACTCGATTCGAATTAAGCCGCCTTTGGAAATATAACCATCGTCTGTTAACGGTGAAATTGTGATTTTATCAATATTTGCATTATCAATACCTGCCCAATGACTTGGGACTGTATATGGCCCGGCGTTCATTTGTTGATATTGAGGATGCGCAGCGGCGAAACTTTCGCCAGTTTGATAAAAATAAACCACTAATGTTTTTGTCTCGCCGGAGTCTAGATATAAAGAATTTTCAATCTTTTGCCACTTGGCACTATTTGGAGAGGTGAGTTGAACTGCTGGCATAAATCGCGCATTGCCAGTATTGGTTAACTTGATTTGTAATCCGTGAAATTTTGAGAAATCCCAACCTTTCCCAGCTGTTGGTACGAGGACAACTTTACTATTCTTTCTTGAACTAAATTCAATACTTAGACTGTTGTCGAGGGAAAAACTGGCATTAGCGTTTTGTCGCTGTAACTTAATGGACTGTTCTTTTAACTCAATTTCTATCGCAAATGAAAAAGACACAATCACGTTAATTAGCATTAAAAAAAACAACATCATTGATGCTAATTTGAACCTAGGTTGTGCCCTTCCTTTGCTGTAAAGAGTCATTATAAATGTCTTCTTTTTGGTCTAAAAGAAGTTAAACCAAGTAGCAGCAACACATAGTAAAACGTACCGCCCGAGCCACTTGACGATTTAGTTTCCTGTTCATTAGAGCTTTCAGTTTCGGTTTCAGTAGTGCTTGCTTGGTATGTAATTGTATAGTGTGCTTCAACATTGCCATTTTCACTTGCATCAACAACGCTATTTTCAGCAAGCTGTATTGATACTTCGCCATCACTTATTGGCGCGACATCAAATTGCCACTGCTTATCAGAAAGCTTAATCAAATTACTTAATTCAGCATTACTAACTGTTAAATTAGATAATGAAAAGTCACTGATTAACTCATCAAAAGAAATGGTAACGGTAAAGGTTGTTAATGAAGTAGTATCGGTTTCGTCAGATGAAAAGTCCGCTTGCGGCGCCGTGCTATCAAATGGGTAAATTGCCCCTAAATGTTGATTACCGGTGATTGGATTTCCTAAGATATCTTCACTTAGCGCAAACCCTGCTACCAACCCGATTGGGTCATCCGCAAAGGCAACAATTTCGATACCTTGATTACTTATCAAGTCTTGATTTGCAGGGATGTAATCAGCAAGGGTAAATCCACCTTGATTAGCAAATTGCGGATCACCAACAATCGGATTTGTGCTTACAGCCAAGGATTCAACAGGCCAATCTGTCGCATCTAAGAAAGCGTTATTAGTCACTAAGATATCTTGAGTCGGATTTTCGCCGTCCACCAAATTGTATATATCTTGCGTGATATAGTGAGTATCACCTTCGATAATAAATAGGTTATTAGCCACTAGCAGACCATTGGTTTCATTATGTACGGCGAACTGAGCTAGCTGATCACTTTTTACGTAAACAGTATTGTTGTATATGTAGTTATTCTTGGCGGCAACTTGTGGATTATTCTTACCAACATAACCACTTGTCCACAATATTTTGCCGTCATGTGAAGCACCATTCACACCTTTTTTGCGATTACCATCATTAACACTAACGTTATAGCGATAACTGTTGTTTTCATTGTTGCCTAAAATCTCTATAAAGCCACCGGCATTGTTTTTACTCAAGTTATACTGCACCACAATATTGGTACAGTTAAAATCGATATGAAAACCTGCAGAGTCTGCCGGTCCTTGTGCATCAAAAAATTCGTTATGCTCAATTAATAAGTTTTTACTACCCCATGGCCACATACCACTGCCACGATTCCATTTGCGGCTATCACTGCCGCTACCCGTTCGGTGTACTTTGTTATGGCCAACATAACCACTGTTAGTGCCGCCAAATTGAATTCCTGGTCCACCAATATCATGGAAGTAATTGTTAGTTAGCTCAACATCATAAACATTTCCCCAACGACGTTCTTCTATGTTCCTATTTGAATTAGACGTCACCTTAAACGCAGTGTGCGCTACATCGCCTATTTCAGAATTTTGCATAGTGACATTGGTTAACTTGGTCGTACCGTTGTTATTATTGTATAAGCGTACGCCCCAACCATATGCTTGTGTACCGTTTGGTGTATTAACATCGCTACCACGACCTTCGTAACCAAACTCTTCAAAGTACACGTCATGGATATACAAATTATCAAAAGTAATGTGACCAAAGTCTGCAGCATTATCAAACGAGTTTATATCAACTAATATACCAAGACGCATTGGACTCGAGCCTCGATACTTTTTCTTAATACCGCCATCGGCAGTTATTTCGATATTACTGACATTAATGTGGCGTGGATTTATCAGCTCTATGCCGGCTAATTCCCCTGCAGCATCAATAATTGCTCGTTGCTCTAAATCGCCAAAATTGCTGATTGAAATGGGTGATTCTGCATTGCCAGAGATGTTGCTTAGCTTAATGGTTCCTAGAAACGTTTGGCCGCCAGCAAGGTAGATGTTATCGCCCGGCTGCAACGCTAAAGAATTTAATTTACTTAACGATTGGAATGCTTGCTCTGGCGATAATCCATCAAAATTATCACTACCAGTGTTGTCCACATAGTAATCGGTAGCAAAAGCAGGAAGTGATAAGACAATACTTGCAATTAAAGTACTTTTTTTAATAACTGATGTGATAACTTTCATAGTGTTCTTTTTATTTTATAATATAAATCACACATTATAACAGATGGATAAATTGATCAATCTTTAGACCGCATTTTTGACAAATAAAAAACCAGTTTATCAAGACTATCAATAAACTGGCTTAAACTATAAAGAGCGTTAATTTAACGCTCATTTAACTTTGTTGAAGGTATTATTTTAACGAACGAATATCATCAATTCGTTGCTGCAATTCAGCAACTTTTTCGGGATATTTGTCGGCAATATTTACTTGCTCTTTTACATCGTTGCTCATATCAAACAATTGCGGCACGGTCATTAATCCATTTTCTATCGCTGTTTTATTCGCTAACCAGTCAGGAGTTACACCATTAAACGGTTCGATATATTTCCACTTGCCACTGCGCAGTGAAATAGTAAAAGATTCTTCTAACATTTCATCTCTAGCATCAGCGTTGCTGTCAAGTAATGCAGCTAAAACGTTCTCACTATCCACTGCTTCATTTTCTGCTAACTCAACACCGGTAAACGTGGCAAGCGTGCGATATAAATCAATGTGACTAATTAACGCGTCACTTACACCAGCAGCTACCATACCATCAGGATAGGTAACAATCATTGGCACGCGAGTACCGGCTTCATAGGCACTGTATTTGCCACCTCTAAAACCACCGCTTGGATCGTGTGCGCCACGCATTTCTTCAGCTTGATCGTCATAACCATCGTCCATGACCGGGCCATTATCACTAGAGTAAATAATCAGCGTATTGTCATAGATACCTTGTTTTTTAAGTTCATCAACAATGCGCCCTGTCATCCAATCCATTTGTAAAATGGCATCGCCTCTTGGCCCCATTCCTGACTTACCTGCAAACATTTCATTAGGCACTCTTGGTACATGGATATCATGAAATGGGAAAAACAATAAGAATGGTTCATCCTTTGATTGTTGAATAAAGTCTATTGCCTTATCAGTGAATACTTGAGGAAAGTCTTCATCAATCCATTCAGCTGATTTCCCACCTTGCATCCAACCAATTCGGCTTATGCCATTTACGATAGTGGCACTGTGTTGCAAATCAGCTGTTTGTTTTAATAGCTCAGGCGACTCAGTCCCTACAGGTCGTTCACCAATACGGTCTTCATAACTAATAACGATCGGGTCATTTGGATCTAAATTAACAACCTTGTGATTTTCTAAATACACAGTAGGCACTCTGTCCCCCGTTGCAGGCATTAAAAAGCTGTAATCAAAACCTAATTCTAATGGCCCCGGTTTTACGTCTTTGTTCCAATCGACGGTTCCACGGCCAAGACCTAAATGCCACTTACCGACAACTGCGGTCTTGTAGCCAGCTTTTTTCATCATTTTAGGCAGCGTCGGCTTAGTGTAATCAATAATCAATGGCGCATCGCCAGGCAAAATAGCGGCATTATTTCGAAATGCATATTGACCGGTCAGTAATGAATATCGTGACGGTGTGCACGTTGCAGCAGAGCTGTGTGCGTCAGTAAAACGAATGCCTTGGGCGGCTAATTCGTCAACATTAGGTGTCTGAGTTGCCGTCATGCCATAGCTTGATAAATCACCAAAACCTAAGTCATCCACATAAAAGATAACTACGTTCGGCTTTTTCTTTGCTGGCGTATTTTTATCATTGGAATCTACAACAGTCGATTGTTCACTACACCCCATAGCGGTCAATACAAGAACCCCTAATAAAGTTTGTTGTATTTTTTTAAATGTATTATTCAACATAATTTCTCTTTGTTAGGCCATTAGAAATAAGCAAGCCGAAGCAATAAACAAAAGCATTTGGAAATATTGCTGATACTTAAACTTCGGCTTTAATAAAACAAATTTAATTATTTGTTTTTATTTTTGTTCTTATTCTTGTTTTTATTTTTAGCTTTTTTCTGTTGAGCTTTTGCTGCTTTAAACTCTTCTAACGAAATTTTGCCGTCTTTGTTAGTGTCTTTTTTATTAAAGCCATTTTGGTTCATTTGAGCCCGTTTTTCGCCTTTAAGACCGGCTTTATCCATCCAGCCTTTAGTCATTTGTTTATGCTCGTTAACGTCGATAGAACCATCTTTATTTGTATCGAATTTATTAAAGTAGTCGTTGGCAGCGGCTGAAAAGCTTAATGCCATTAACGCTGATAATGCTAATAATTTTGTTTTCATTGTTATCACCTTTTGTCGTTGTTTTTCTTAGCTCTTTCTATTTGAGTTGTTCCTAATCTCAACAAATTTGGGTTAGTAACCTGTAGCCATAATTTGTTTTAGTCTTGCATCCATTTGCTTGACACGTTCAGGATATTGTTCAGCTAAGTTTTTAGTTTCGCCTGCATCATTCGATAAATCGAATAATTGTGGTTTTTTCATATAACCGCCAGCAATGCCTTTATTATCCTTAATAAAAGTATGTTTCTTTTTACTTCCTGGAATGTATTTCCAATTGCCTTCACGCAACGCACCGCTACCCATAGACTCTTCAACTAAATCTACGCGCCCTTCATTAGATTGCCCTAACCAAACTGCTAGTTGTTGCTGACTATCTTGTGCTTCATTTTCCGCCAGTGGTTGGCCTACTAATTTTGCAAGTGACGCATAAATATCGATTTGCGAAACCAAAGCATCATTTACTTGCGCAGGAATTGTACCTGGCCAATAAGCGATTGTTGGTACGCGAGTGGCTGCTTCATAACGGCTGTATTTACCGCCTTTAAATGGGCCCGCCGGTTTATGGTCACCAAGTCTAGTTACTGATTCATCTTCATAACCATCATTAAGTACTGGGCCATTATCACTGGTAAAAATTAATAACGTATTTTCAGCAATGCCTAACGCTTCAAGTTCTCTGATCACTTGCCCAGTGATCCAATCCATTTGTGCAATTGCATCACCGCGTGGTCCCATATCGGTTGAGCCGATGAATTTTGGATGAGGTAAACGTGGTACGTGAATATCATGGTAAGAATGGAATAAGAAGAAAGGTTTATCTTTATTGCTACGAATAAAGTTAATCGCCTTATCAGAAAATACTTCGGCAAAATCTTCATCAGTCCAAAGCGCTGATTCACCGCCAGCCATATGACCAATGCGACTTACGCCATTAATTATGGTTTCGTTATGTTGTTTATCAGCAACAAAACGCAATAATTCTGGGTTTTCATAGCCGGTTTCACGATTACCAACTTTACCCTTATAACTAACAGATATTGGGTCGTTATGATCTAGGTTTACCACGCGATGATTCTCAAGATATACCGCCGGTACTCTGTCGCCTGTTGCTGGTAATAAAAAACTATAATCAAAGCCAATTTCTAATGGCCCTGGTTTTACATCACTGTTCCAGTCAACATCACCGTTACCTAAACCTAAATGCCATTTACCAACAACACCGGTTGCATAACCGGCTTTTTTAAGCATGCTCGCTAGCGTTGGTTTACCCGGTTGAATTAACGCTGGAGCATCACCTTTAAGAATTTTTGCACTACTGCGAAAACCATGTTCACCTGTAAGTAAGGAATAACGAGATGGTGTACACGTTGCAGCAGAACTGTGCGCATCGGTGAAGCGAATGCCGTTATTAGCAATCCTGTCAATCTCAGGCGTTTGAACTTTAGTCGCGCCATAACTACTCAGGTCACCATAACCTAAGTCGTCAATATAGAAGATAACCACGTTTGGTTTTGCTGTTTTGCTTAAGTCATGTACTTTTGTTTGTTCGTTTGATTCAGGCTGAGAGCACGCGGTTAACGCAATGGATACAACACCTGCCAATGCCAGTTTAAATTTACTATTCATATTGAAGTTTCTCATTCTTGTGCGTCGCTTTGTTCAGCACTTTTCTTGTTATTTTTTTGGTTTTTGGAAGCTTCTGCATTTACAGCTTCTGCATTTTGTTTTTTAAAATCCCACGAACCAAGCTTAGGAAAAGCTCCATCTTCAAGCTCTTCATTCCATTGTTGGTAACTCTGTTGTAGCTTGTTGTATTGTGATTTATTTTTCTTATAGACATTGTTCTGCTCAGAAATATCAGTATTTATGTCGTAGAGCATTTGACTATTTTTCTGTTTGATCATTTTCGTATTGTTAGTAAGCGATGCCTGCCAACGACCATGGCTGCGCCAAAACAGAACATCGTGTGGCTGACCTTTATTTTCACCGGTCAAAAACGGAACTAAGTTGACACCATCGAGTGGTTTGTTTTTACTGATATCTACTTTTGCTTCATCAACAATCGTCGCTAGAATATCCAATGAGATCACAGGCTCATGGTAGTCGAGGCCGGCAGGTATCTTAGCTGGCCAACGCACAGCAAATGGTACTCTTACACCGCCTTCAAATGGCGCACCTTTGCCACCGCGCAATACACCGTTATCCGACGCATTCTTTTCTAATGGACCACCATTGTCAGACAAGAAAAATATGATGGTATTGTCATCTATACCTTGCTCTTTTAAGGTATCTAAAATTTTACCAACGCCATCGTCGACAGAACTGATCATCGCCGCGTAGGTTTTACGACGCTTGTTTTTGATATGTGGATATCTATCTAAGTATTCTTGGGTGGCTTGCAATGGTGCATGCGGGGCGTTATAGGCAACATACAAAAAGAAAGGATTGTCTTTTTCACGCTTGATAAAGTCAACGGCATCGTTAGATAACTCATCGGTTAAGTACTCTTTGATATCGACTCGTTCATTGTTGCGCAATAAACGAGTGTTATACCACTGCCATTTTTTGGTAACTTGCGAAAGGTCGTTGATATTTAATTCTTCAGGAAAATAACGGTGTCCGCCGGATAGAAAACCAAAGAAATGATCAAAGCCACGTTTGTTTGGGTGCAAATCTGGGTGAGTCCCCATATGCCATTTACCAAGAATGCCTGAGGTATATCCTGCTGGTTTCAACACTTCTGCAATGTTTTTTTCGTCTTTTGGAATACCGGCGTTGTCTACCGTAGGATCAATGGTGGGGTTACCAACGAAACCAAATCTGTCTTGATATCGACCCGTTAATAAGCCCGCACGACTAGGTCCACAAACAGGATATGAAACATAACCTTGAGTAAATCGTGTGCCCTCAGTTGCGATTCGGTCAATGTGCGGCGTGAAGATCTCTTTAGAACCATTAAAGCCGACATCTGCATAACCTTGATCATCGGTCAGTATGACAATTAGGTTCGGTTTTTCACTGGCATGCAAAGTAGTTGAAAAACAAAAATTAAAAACAACACATAATACTGCACAGGCATTAAATTTAAGCGTATTTTTAAAATATGGATGTTTCATTGTGTCCCCTAACAAGGTTAATTCTTTGTTATTAGAATTTATAACCTTATGTTTTTGAAAAAAGGCTCTTATATAACTGTGAATAACCTGCAATCGCGACATCTGCTTCTTCAAGCAAAATTGATTCATAGCCAAATATATTCAAGGCCGTGGCAAAGCTTTGCACTAATTTTTTAGAACCGACGATTAGAACACTTTCAAAATTTGATATATCCCATTCGTTTGCATGAATGGCACCATGAACATCACTACCAATTAATATTCCCGACAAATAGGAGCAGGCATTATCTTCGTTAATTTGGCCAAATAGCTGTTTGGTTCGAACACTAAAAATGTTGTGACTTAAACTGGCAACTTCACTATTTTTAATTTGGTTAACACCGAGAGTGAAAGCATCTAAATCAAAATTATCAGTCTGTTTTTGAATCAACACACTATGATTGGTGAGTAGGTCATACAACTCACCGGTCATCGCGGTTTTGAATAATTGAACTTCGCCATTATCAATTAACACCCATTTGGTATGAGTACCAGGTAAACAAATTAGATGACGGCCTTGCTGATATTGTGGTTTGTTTAATAGCAAACCAAATATCTGCAACTCTTCGCCGCGCATTACATCACTGTTATGATCTGCTGTCTCGCAACTTAAGCCTGGTACAATAAATATCTGGTGACCTTGGCAAGAAAACTCAAAACAAGAAGACGCTAGTTTTTTCGGCAACACCGGACATGATAAGTAGTCAGCTTCTTTCCAACCTACTGTTGAACCAACTTGACCAGAAAGAATGATTGGCAGTTGGCCATAATCCTTCCAAGGTGCAATAAGCTGAAATAAATGCTGTTCAAATTGTTTGTCAATTTTAGTTATGCCTAAGCCTTTAGCTGTATCTATTACATCTAAATTATTAGTATCGTTTACTTTGCATAAATAGGCTCGTAAGTGAGTACTGCCCCAATCTGCAACTATGACATGTTCAATGTTTAACAAAATATTCCTTCGTTACGCGCTTTGTCCTAAGCCCGTAATCTACATCTTTTCCATTTTCTCGATTGGCTTATTAGCCAACTACATAAGTTTTTTAGAAGCTAATTTATAATCGCAACTAGATTATATAAGGGTAATTAAAAAACCTTATTGTATTATATATAATATTTTAGTGATTAAGGGAAGAATTATTTTGATTGAACGTCAATTTTGTCCTTAATACTGAGCTCCTATAACACAAGAAACTTTGTATGATTAAAATCGAACAGCTGCTCACTAAATATGAGAAAGCAAAAAGCCCTAATCATAAATATCAGGGCCTTTTACTATGGGAGCTGGTAAATTTTGACTAGTGACTCATTTTAGGAGCTACTTTCATCCAAATACTCATTTCTTTATTCGGTCTCAAACTTGAAAATCCAGTATTTTCAATTCCTTGAGAGTGCATATTGATTGCATCTGGCGAATGGGTGACTGGTTCAACACAAAAGAAGTCTTCTTCTTTAGGGCTATAAACCACCATGAACTTACAGTTTTCAGATGCGGTAATATCTGCTTTAACATTCCACTCTGGCCAAGACACTTCAGCTTTTGCAGGAAAGTCGATAAAGGTATTATCTAATTGATGACTATTCATAACCATGCCGCTGGTACTTTGAATACAACTTGGGGCATCGATCACTTTTATCGGCATAGATTCATGGTCTACTTCCCACATCTTGCTTACATCAGCAACTAAAGAGGCTTGTTTTGTACGAGAAAAATATGGATGCAATCCAAGTCCCGCAGGCATTTCAGATGTACCGACATTTTTCAATGTTAATGTTTGCAGTAATTCGCCATTTTGCAGTTCGAAACGATAAATCGCTTGGTAAGGAAATGGCCAATCATTTGACGTATACGAATAACTTAGAGTGACACTAGCATCGCTTTGCTCTATAACTTGCCATTTAACTTGCCATCCATGACCATGATTAGCGTGTAACTCAGGTAATTGATTTAGTGGTAATTGGATGTCTTTATCTTGCCAAGTAAACTTGCCTTCGCGGATGCGATTTGAAAACGGTACTAATGGGAAGCAAGCGGTGCTTGTAACATCTTCAACGCCGATTCGATTAGGGAAAATTGATATAGATTTATTATTGGCAATATAAGTATAAGCTAAAATACTAGCACCTAAATCAGGTGCTATAACTACTTCGCTTATATTGTCTTTAATGGTAATGTTCATCGATATCAAAAATACTATTTATAATATATAATAATTTACCTTTTGTTTGGCAATAATGCAATAAGAAGTAACTGATTTTGTGTATTAATTTGTATCAGAAATGAGAATCTTCATACAAATTCACCAATTAGCAATTTGTCACACAGAGAAAATCCCTATTTTCAACTTGATAATTGGTTTTGTATCAGCTTATTTTCCAACAAACTTATTACGGTAAGATAAATTTATTTTCTTCTAGACCTGTAGTTCCGTTAACTTGGTAAATAAATAAATTTCCAGCGAGTGGTTGTTGCGAAAGCTCGTTTTCGCTTAGATCCTGCCGCGCTGAAGTGATCATTAACCAATCTAAATTTGGCCCACCAAAAGCAACACAACTAGGTTGTGACACTGGTACATCTATACAAAGATCAATCTCACCCTGGGGATTATAGCGAACAACCCTTGAACCACCCCATTGTGCATTCCAAAGGTAGCCATCTGAATCTATTGTAGATCCATCAGGAAATGAGCCTGGTGCAGTTTTAGCGAAAAGCTTTTTGTTTGATAGTTCTGTGGTTGCTGTATTGAAATCGTATTGATGTATTTTTTGTTGAGGAGAATCGGCATGATAAAGTGTTTTGCCATCAGGGCTCCAACAAAGGCCATTGGCAATTTCAATATTGGTTTCTTTAGCAATAGATTTGCCGCGCGAATTCAGCATGTACAAGAAAGCAGATTGTTCGGAGCTTTCTTTGTTTTCAACCAGAGAGCCATACCAAAATCTGCCTTGGCGATCGACGCGGCCATCATTGAATCGGTTACCTTTGATATGCTCTTCTGGCTTATCAATCCACTCTAATGATTTAGAGCTAAAATCGTAAAACGCAATACCTGATGCAAAGGCGACAATAATTCTTGGGTCATTCTCAATAAAGGCGAAGCATCCGACACGCTCAGGCATTGTATGCTTATTCAATTGACTGCTTTTTGTCGAGTAACTGTATAAACAGGACTCTTGAATATCTGTCCACCATATACATTGACT is from Thalassotalea crassostreae and encodes:
- a CDS encoding sulfatase family protein; translation: MLNNTFKKIQQTLLGVLVLTAMGCSEQSTVVDSNDKNTPAKKKPNVVIFYVDDLGFGDLSSYGMTATQTPNVDELAAQGIRFTDAHSSAATCTPSRYSLLTGQYAFRNNAAILPGDAPLIIDYTKPTLPKMMKKAGYKTAVVGKWHLGLGRGTVDWNKDVKPGPLELGFDYSFLMPATGDRVPTVYLENHKVVNLDPNDPIVISYEDRIGERPVGTESPELLKQTADLQHSATIVNGISRIGWMQGGKSAEWIDEDFPQVFTDKAIDFIQQSKDEPFLLFFPFHDIHVPRVPNEMFAGKSGMGPRGDAILQMDWMTGRIVDELKKQGIYDNTLIIYSSDNGPVMDDGYDDQAEEMRGAHDPSGGFRGGKYSAYEAGTRVPMIVTYPDGMVAAGVSDALISHIDLYRTLATFTGVELAENEAVDSENVLAALLDSNADARDEMLEESFTISLRSGKWKYIEPFNGVTPDWLANKTAIENGLMTVPQLFDMSNDVKEQVNIADKYPEKVAELQQRIDDIRSLK
- a CDS encoding sulfatase-like hydrolase/transferase, translated to MKHPYFKNTLKFNACAVLCVVFNFCFSTTLHASEKPNLIVILTDDQGYADVGFNGSKEIFTPHIDRIATEGTRFTQGYVSYPVCGPSRAGLLTGRYQDRFGFVGNPTIDPTVDNAGIPKDEKNIAEVLKPAGYTSGILGKWHMGTHPDLHPNKRGFDHFFGFLSGGHRYFPEELNINDLSQVTKKWQWYNTRLLRNNERVDIKEYLTDELSNDAVDFIKREKDNPFFLYVAYNAPHAPLQATQEYLDRYPHIKNKRRKTYAAMISSVDDGVGKILDTLKEQGIDDNTIIFFLSDNGGPLEKNASDNGVLRGGKGAPFEGGVRVPFAVRWPAKIPAGLDYHEPVISLDILATIVDEAKVDISKNKPLDGVNLVPFLTGENKGQPHDVLFWRSHGRWQASLTNNTKMIKQKNSQMLYDINTDISEQNNVYKKNKSQYNKLQQSYQQWNEELEDGAFPKLGSWDFKKQNAEAVNAEASKNQKNNKKSAEQSDAQE
- a CDS encoding 2-dehydro-3-deoxygalactonokinase; protein product: MLNIEHVIVADWGSTHLRAYLCKVNDTNNLDVIDTAKGLGITKIDKQFEQHLFQLIAPWKDYGQLPIILSGQVGSTVGWKEADYLSCPVLPKKLASSCFEFSCQGHQIFIVPGLSCETADHNSDVMRGEELQIFGLLLNKPQYQQGRHLICLPGTHTKWVLIDNGEVQLFKTAMTGELYDLLTNHSVLIQKQTDNFDLDAFTLGVNQIKNSEVASLSHNIFSVRTKQLFGQINEDNACSYLSGILIGSDVHGAIHANEWDISNFESVLIVGSKKLVQSFATALNIFGYESILLEEADVAIAGYSQLYKSLFSKT
- a CDS encoding sulfatase family protein, which translates into the protein MNSKFKLALAGVVSIALTACSQPESNEQTKVHDLSKTAKPNVVIFYIDDLGYGDLSSYGATKVQTPEIDRIANNGIRFTDAHSSAATCTPSRYSLLTGEHGFRSSAKILKGDAPALIQPGKPTLASMLKKAGYATGVVGKWHLGLGNGDVDWNSDVKPGPLEIGFDYSFLLPATGDRVPAVYLENHRVVNLDHNDPISVSYKGKVGNRETGYENPELLRFVADKQHNETIINGVSRIGHMAGGESALWTDEDFAEVFSDKAINFIRSNKDKPFFLFHSYHDIHVPRLPHPKFIGSTDMGPRGDAIAQMDWITGQVIRELEALGIAENTLLIFTSDNGPVLNDGYEDESVTRLGDHKPAGPFKGGKYSRYEAATRVPTIAYWPGTIPAQVNDALVSQIDIYASLAKLVGQPLAENEAQDSQQQLAVWLGQSNEGRVDLVEESMGSGALREGNWKYIPGSKKKHTFIKDNKGIAGGYMKKPQLFDLSNDAGETKNLAEQYPERVKQMDARLKQIMATGY
- a CDS encoding EF-hand domain-containing protein: MKTKLLALSALMALSFSAAANDYFNKFDTNKDGSIDVNEHKQMTKGWMDKAGLKGEKRAQMNQNGFNKKDTNKDGKISLEEFKAAKAQQKKAKNKNKNKNKNKNK